Genomic DNA from Lagenorhynchus albirostris chromosome 9, mLagAlb1.1, whole genome shotgun sequence:
ttccctgaccagtgattgaactcaggccacagcagtgaaagcgccaagtcctaaccattggactaccagggaattcccaattacCATCTTATTAAGATGCCCACTATGTAGATACATTCCCAAGTTTCTGGGTGAGAGCTAATCCATCATAAAGATAACACCAACCCATCCTATTATTACCCTCCTGGACATGCTCCATCAAGGGAGATGAAAGGAACAATGGTTTCTCAGTTCTGTGCTCAATGCTTCATGTAAATTATAGatattataatccccattttatagataaggcaaTTGAGTCTCAGAGTGACTGATATTCTAAATtcgtaagtggcagagctggaataaGAACTCCAAATCCAGTATACTCTTTCAACCACACCATAAACCTATACCACAAAGTGGCCATGGTCTATATTAGTAAAATGTAGGGCAGttgtccccaacctttttggcaccagggaccagtttcgtggaagacaatatTTCCACGGACAGGGTGGGGTCTGGTTTaggtggtaatgtgagcaatggggagcggcagatgtaACTTCCCTCActcgcccaccactcacctcctgctgtgcagcccagttcctaacaggccatggaccagtaccaatccgtggcccaggggttgggaaCCCCTGATCTAGGGGGTagtatatttttcccattccctcacttttagcctgtgtgtgtctttagatctgaagtgagtctcttgtaggcagcatatatttgggtctggttttgtatccattcagccagtctacatcTTTTGATTGTAGCATttggtccatttacatttaaagtaattattgatagatgtCTATGTATTGCCATATTCTTAATTgcttttgggttgttttcataatcatttttgttccttttttcttctttggctctCTTCCCCCATTTTAGATAGTGTTCTGGTCTGCCTCTGTTACTTATTCATATTATGAttcatttatttccccttttctattcctatttggCAATAAATTACTCTGTCCTAAATTTGCCTCACATGGGGCTTTGTGtcaagcagtgtttctcaaactttaatgtgtgtATAAACTGCCTGCAAATCtagtaaaaatgcagattctgcctCAGCATACCTGGGATGgagcctgagagtctgcatttctgacaagctcccaggtgatgccaatgctTCTGGTCCTTGGATCACACTTTGTGTGGCAAGGGTGTAGATTATTGTTATATTcatagggaaatggaaataattttggaTGAAGAGCACTATGACCAAATAATGCTGATTCTTGTTGTATAAAGGCTGGATCAGTTAAAGCAGGTCAAATGGCAGTAACAAACAAACTGCAAAGTGGACATTGCCTATCCAGAGTGTGCACAGGTGGTCAAATTGTAGTATGATCTTTTATAGTtatgtatatgtttttatgtAGGATATTTACAATCTTTCCTAGTTGGTTTTTAtaacttaactttttaaaatgtagtcttTACAACTGTTCTATAAGATAGGAAAGGTATTAGCATCTCTGGCACATGgagtgcccaataaatgttgtgtattttcatccccattttatagataaagatggagcctcagagaggttaactgttGGTCAAGCAGATGTCCAAACCTACATCTTCTGACTCCAGCTGCAAAGCTCTTCCCCAGCCCACCTAATCCTCCTCAACTGCTGTGTACATGTCTGGATTGTAaacaatttccttttttcccGCTTTTCATTCAGActtccctgtcttttttttttaagtatgtaacTCATGGTTTACACCCTCatggcttaataaatattagtaatattaataaaaatcatattagctgaaaaagatttaaaagatgaaacaaaattaatttccctattctttcCTCTCAATTCTCACTCTCCTTAAATAAATGGGCCAATTCCTCCCACCTCCGGATCTAcccacacacattttttaaaaatatttatagattttaaaagcCTTTCCCAGCCCATCTTTCATCTCCTGCTGAGCACTCTTAAGCTCACTTCTGTTACTGGCTGTAAATTATTCTGAGATACTATCACTTGTTAAGCTCTTGTGGTGTTTatgccagagagagaaaggctaGTTGGCAGATGGTCAGATGGAAGTTTGATTACTTCTCTTCTTGCAGTGATTCCCTTTCTTCTGGACTTTATACATGAGAATTATTGAGGGCCCCCCTACCCCAACTTTAATGCCAATCTCCCATATTGAATGTGGATAAAGATGAAAGGAACTCAGAAAACAGTGGAACTGGCCGGTGGGCGCCAGGCCCGGGCTCGGGCGCCAAGACGCCGAGGCAGAGAGGCGCGCTCCGGCGAGCCGGGCGGCCGGCGCCATGACGCTGTTCCACTTCGGTAACTGCTTTGCCGTGGCCTACTTCCCCTACTTCATCACCTACAAGTGCAGCGGCCTGTCCGAGTACAACGCCTTCTGGAAGTGCGTCCAGGCCGGGGTCACCTACCTCTTCGTGCAGCTGTGCAAGATGCTGTTCCTGGCCACTTTCTTTCCCACCTGGGAAGGCGGCATCTATGACTTCATTGGGGAGTTCATGAAGGCCAGCGTGGATGTGGCAGACCTGATAGGCCTAAACCTTGTCATGTCCCGGAATGCCGGCAAGGGGGAATACAAGATCATGGTTGCTGCCCTGGGTTGGGCCACCGTCGAGCTCATTATGTCCCGCTGCATCCCTCTCTGGGTTGGAGCTCGGGGCATTGAGTTTGACTGGAAATACATCCAGATGAGCATTGACTCCAACATCAGTCTGGTCCATTACATCGTCGCATCTGCCCAGGTGTGGATGATAACACGCTACGACCTGTACAACACTTTCCGGCCAGCAGTCCTCCTACTGATGTTCCTTAGCGTCTACAAGGCCTTCGTCATGGAGACCTTCATCCATCTGTGTTCCCTGGGCAGCTGGACGGCACTTCTGGACCGAGCGGTGGTGACGGAGCTGCTGGCCCTCAGCACCCTGGCCCTGTATGTCGCTGTTGTCAACGTGCAATCCTAGGCTTGGTGGCCCAGACTTTCACGTACCTTTTCCCTGTCTCCAGGTTTCAGTGAAGTAAactgtatttggaaaaaaaacaaaacaaaacaaaacagtgaaacTGTTACCATCAGAGAAACATCTTAAACTGCTCCAATCCTGAACGGCTTCCATTGCTTTTTAAGGGGCAGCACTGCATAGCGACCAGTCATACTAATGTTGTTACTGCCTAGGGGAAACTCTTCCTCTTGATCATTGCTTATTAATGTTCATTCCTAGTGGGGTAACAACACTAGAAGCTAAACCTATATACCTATCCCTAAGCCAATAAAATACAAAAGGacctaatt
This window encodes:
- the LOC132525344 gene encoding BOS complex subunit TMEM147-like, which codes for MTLFHFGNCFAVAYFPYFITYKCSGLSEYNAFWKCVQAGVTYLFVQLCKMLFLATFFPTWEGGIYDFIGEFMKASVDVADLIGLNLVMSRNAGKGEYKIMVAALGWATVELIMSRCIPLWVGARGIEFDWKYIQMSIDSNISLVHYIVASAQVWMITRYDLYNTFRPAVLLLMFLSVYKAFVMETFIHLCSLGSWTALLDRAVVTELLALSTLALYVAVVNVQS